The Lutibacter sp. Hel_I_33_5 genome has a window encoding:
- the ilvD gene encoding dihydroxy-acid dehydratase codes for MTLNKHSRRLTQDESQPASQAMLYAVGLTDEDMQKAQVGIASTGYDGNPCNMHLNNLAGEVKVECKIAGLVGLGFNTIGVSDGISMGTSGMNYSLASRDIIADSIETVMNAQSYDALISVVGCDKNMPGAVISMLRLNRPSIMMYGGTIASGNYKGRKLNIVSAFEALGQKVAGEIEEEEYREIIKRAIPGAGACGGMYTANTMASAIECMGFALPYNSSIPAENPNKLSEAERTALAIKNLLELDLKPLDIISKKSIENAIALVNALGGSTNAVLHFLAIAHAADIDFTLEDFQKVSDRTPLIADLKPSGKYLMEDVHGIGGTPAIMKYLLDNGYLHGECLTVTGKTLAENLADVKAMEFDEQDVIYPKDKALKTSGNIQILYGNLASEGAVAKISGNEGLLFEGKAVVYDGEQAANTGISNGEVERGDVVVIRYVGPKGGPGMPEMLKPTSLIMGAGLGKSVALITDGRFSGGTHGFVVGHITPEAQSGGTIGLLKTGDKIKISAEDNSINVLLSDEELAERKANWVEPALKHKKGILYKYAKTVASASKGCVTDAF; via the coding sequence ATGACTTTAAATAAACACAGTAGAAGATTAACTCAAGATGAGTCTCAGCCAGCATCACAAGCCATGTTATATGCAGTTGGTTTGACTGATGAAGATATGCAAAAAGCACAAGTTGGTATTGCAAGTACAGGGTACGATGGTAACCCTTGTAATATGCATTTAAACAATTTGGCTGGAGAAGTAAAAGTTGAGTGTAAAATTGCTGGTTTAGTTGGTTTAGGATTTAATACGATTGGTGTTTCTGATGGAATTTCTATGGGGACGTCGGGTATGAATTACTCATTAGCATCAAGAGATATTATTGCAGATTCTATAGAAACAGTTATGAATGCACAAAGTTATGATGCATTGATTTCTGTGGTTGGTTGTGATAAAAATATGCCAGGAGCTGTAATTTCTATGTTGCGTTTAAATCGTCCATCAATTATGATGTATGGTGGTACAATTGCTTCTGGAAATTATAAAGGAAGAAAATTAAATATTGTTTCTGCATTTGAAGCTTTAGGGCAAAAAGTTGCTGGAGAAATTGAAGAAGAAGAATATAGGGAAATTATAAAAAGAGCCATTCCTGGTGCTGGAGCATGTGGAGGAATGTATACCGCAAATACAATGGCGTCTGCTATTGAATGTATGGGGTTTGCTTTGCCGTATAATTCATCAATCCCAGCAGAAAATCCAAATAAATTATCGGAAGCAGAAAGAACGGCTTTGGCGATTAAAAATTTATTAGAATTAGATTTAAAGCCATTAGATATTATTTCTAAAAAATCAATTGAAAATGCGATTGCTTTGGTAAATGCATTAGGTGGATCAACCAATGCAGTATTACACTTTTTGGCGATTGCTCATGCAGCTGATATCGATTTTACTTTAGAAGATTTTCAAAAAGTAAGTGATAGAACTCCGTTAATTGCTGATTTAAAACCATCAGGAAAATACTTAATGGAAGACGTTCATGGTATTGGTGGTACGCCAGCAATTATGAAATATTTATTAGACAATGGATATTTACATGGAGAATGTTTAACGGTTACAGGGAAAACATTGGCTGAGAATTTAGCAGATGTAAAAGCGATGGAATTTGATGAGCAAGATGTTATTTATCCAAAAGATAAAGCATTAAAAACATCAGGAAACATCCAGATATTATATGGAAACTTAGCTTCGGAAGGAGCAGTTGCAAAAATCTCTGGAAACGAAGGGTTGTTATTTGAAGGGAAAGCAGTTGTATACGATGGTGAACAAGCTGCAAATACAGGTATTTCGAATGGAGAAGTCGAACGAGGAGATGTCGTCGTTATTCGTTATGTAGGTCCAAAAGGAGGTCCAGGAATGCCAGAAATGTTAAAACCAACTTCGTTAATTATGGGAGCAGGTTTAGGAAAATCGGTAGCATTAATTACCGATGGTCGTTTTTCTGGTGGAACACACGGATTTGTTGTGGGTCACATAACGCCAGAAGCACAATCGGGAGGAACAATCGGATTGTTGAAAACTGGAGATAAAATTAAAATTAGTGCTGAAGATAATTCAATTAATGTATTGCTTTCTGATGAAGAATTAGCAGAAAGAAAAGCAAATTGGGTTGAACCAGCATTAAAACACAAAAAAGGAATATTATATAAATATGCAAAAACTGTTGCATCAGCATCTAAAGGATGTGTAACAGACGCATTTTAA
- the ilvB gene encoding biosynthetic-type acetolactate synthase large subunit, with protein sequence METQTIKSQNKTSKTTERISGSEAIVRSLIEEGVDILYGYPGGAIMPVYDELYKYQDKIHHVLTRHEQGATHSAQGYARISNKVGVAIATSGPGATNLITGIADAQIDSTPMVCITGQVPSHLLGSDAFQETDIVGISTPVTKWNCQVTKASQIPEAIAKAFYIAKSGRPGPVLVDITKDAQFEEFDFSYEKCTKVRSYNPVPKTDINSVEAAAKLINEAKKPLIVWGQGVILSEAEEQLKAVVEKAGIPAAWTILGASAIPTSHPLNVGMVGMHGNYAPNILTNECDVLIAIGMRFDDRVTGSLNTYAKQAKVIHFEIDPAEIDKNVKTDVAVLGDAKVSLDSLLPLLDEKTHADWHQKFKDLYAIEYEKVIKNDLYPSKEGLTMGEVLKEINIQSKGEAAIVTDVGQHQMVACRYADFNVTKSNITSGGLGTMGFGLPAAIGAKMAAPEREVVSISGDGGYQMTIQELGTIFQQKAAVKVVVLNNDFLGMVRQWQQLFFDKRYASTEMVNPNFVKIAEGYYIKARKVTKREELADAVAEMMQSKEAYFLEVCVEKEDNVFPMIPSGASVSDIRLE encoded by the coding sequence ATGGAAACACAAACCATAAAAAGTCAAAATAAAACATCAAAAACTACAGAACGTATTTCTGGTAGTGAGGCAATTGTTAGATCCTTAATTGAAGAAGGAGTAGATATTCTTTACGGATATCCTGGAGGAGCAATTATGCCAGTTTATGATGAATTATATAAGTATCAAGATAAAATTCATCACGTTTTAACACGTCATGAACAAGGAGCAACGCATTCTGCGCAAGGATATGCTAGAATTTCTAATAAAGTTGGTGTAGCAATTGCTACTTCTGGACCAGGAGCAACCAATTTAATTACGGGTATTGCAGATGCGCAAATAGATTCTACACCAATGGTGTGTATCACTGGGCAAGTACCTTCTCATTTATTAGGGAGTGATGCGTTTCAAGAAACAGATATTGTTGGAATTTCAACACCAGTAACAAAATGGAACTGTCAAGTAACAAAAGCATCTCAAATTCCAGAAGCAATTGCGAAAGCATTTTATATTGCTAAAAGTGGAAGACCAGGACCAGTTTTGGTTGATATTACCAAAGATGCTCAATTTGAAGAGTTTGATTTTTCGTATGAAAAATGTACAAAAGTTAGAAGCTATAATCCTGTTCCAAAAACTGATATTAATTCAGTTGAAGCTGCGGCAAAATTAATTAATGAAGCTAAAAAGCCATTAATTGTTTGGGGGCAAGGAGTTATTTTAAGTGAGGCAGAAGAGCAATTAAAAGCAGTTGTAGAAAAAGCAGGAATACCTGCTGCTTGGACTATTTTAGGAGCATCTGCAATTCCAACTTCACATCCATTAAATGTTGGTATGGTTGGTATGCATGGTAATTATGCGCCAAATATCTTAACCAACGAATGTGATGTGTTAATTGCGATCGGAATGCGATTTGATGATCGAGTTACTGGAAGTTTAAATACGTATGCTAAGCAAGCAAAAGTAATTCACTTTGAAATTGATCCAGCAGAAATTGATAAAAACGTAAAAACGGATGTTGCTGTTTTAGGTGATGCAAAAGTAAGTTTAGATTCTTTGTTGCCTTTATTAGATGAGAAGACTCATGCTGATTGGCATCAGAAGTTTAAAGATTTATATGCAATTGAATACGAAAAAGTAATCAAAAACGATTTATATCCTTCCAAAGAAGGCTTAACAATGGGTGAGGTTTTGAAAGAAATCAACATTCAAAGTAAAGGTGAAGCAGCAATTGTAACTGATGTAGGTCAGCACCAAATGGTAGCTTGTAGATATGCAGATTTTAATGTTACAAAAAGTAATATTACTTCTGGTGGATTAGGAACTATGGGCTTTGGTTTACCAGCTGCAATTGGCGCAAAAATGGCAGCTCCAGAACGTGAAGTTGTATCTATATCTGGTGATGGTGGTTATCAAATGACGATTCAAGAATTAGGAACAATTTTTCAGCAAAAAGCCGCTGTAAAAGTGGTAGTTTTAAATAATGATTTTTTAGGAATGGTACGTCAATGGCAGCAGTTATTTTTTGACAAGCGTTACGCATCAACAGAAATGGTAAACCCAAATTTTGTAAAAATTGCTGAAGGATATTATATAAAAGCAAGAAAAGTAACAAAACGTGAAGAATTAGCAGATGCTGTTGCAGAAATGATGCAGAGTAAAGAAGCTTATTTTTTAGAAGTTTGTGTAGAAAAAGAAGATAATGTATTTCCAATGATTCCTTCTGGTGCAAGTGTTTCAGATATAAGATTAGAATAA
- the ilvN gene encoding acetolactate synthase small subunit, whose protein sequence is MSTEKQLFAVSIYTENNIGLLNRISAIFQRRHINIESLNTSPSEIEGVSKFIIVINMTEDNVKKIIGQIEKQIEVIKAYYHDIEDTIYQISGLFKIKSELLFEERQIQNIIKESNARIVTVNKEFFVLEKSGKKDEIVALYNQLNVFGIMQYTRSGLIAVTKEEMKISTMLETFNN, encoded by the coding sequence ATGAGTACAGAAAAACAACTATTCGCAGTATCGATTTATACTGAAAATAATATTGGATTGTTGAATCGAATTTCAGCAATTTTTCAAAGAAGACATATTAATATTGAAAGTTTAAATACATCACCATCAGAAATTGAAGGCGTATCTAAATTTATTATTGTTATCAATATGACTGAAGATAATGTTAAGAAAATTATCGGTCAGATAGAAAAGCAAATTGAAGTAATTAAAGCGTATTATCATGATATTGAGGATACAATTTATCAGATTTCAGGTTTGTTTAAAATTAAATCTGAATTATTGTTTGAAGAACGTCAGATTCAGAATATCATCAAAGAAAGTAATGCTAGAATTGTTACTGTAAATAAAGAGTTTTTTGTTCTTGAAAAATCAGGAAAAAAAGATGAAATCGTAGCATTATATAATCAATTAAACGTTTTTGGTATTATGCAATACACACGTTCTGGATTGATTGCAGTGACCAAAGAAGAAATGAAAATATCAACAATGTTAGAAACATTCAACAACTAA
- the ilvC gene encoding ketol-acid reductoisomerase: MSNYFNTLSLGQKLDQLSKCRFMDSSEFEDGVNALKGKKIVIVGCGAQGLNQGLNMRDSGLDISYTLRQVAIDQQRESYKNATSNGFAVGTYDELIPSADLVLNLTPDKQHTNVVNAVMPLMKKGATLSYSHGFNIVEEGMQIREDLTVIMVAPKSPGSEVREEYKRGFGVPTLIAVHEENNPEGKGWAQAKAYAVGTGGDRAGVLASSFVAEVKSDLMGEQTILCGLLQTGSILSFDKMVEKGIDPGYASKLIQYGWETITEGLKYGGVTNMMDRLSNVAKIKAFELSEELKDIMRPLFQKHMADIMEGRFSEGMMADWANDDKNLLSWRAATGETAFEKTPAGDVEISEQEFYDNGVLMVAMVRAGVELAFEAMTESGIIDESAYYESLHETPLIANTIARKKLFEMNRVISDTAEYGCYLFDHACKPLLADFMKTIDTDVIGKPYATDNGQGVDNAKLIEVNAALRNHPVEKIGTFLRASMTSMKAIV; encoded by the coding sequence ATGTCAAATTATTTTAATACGTTATCGTTAGGACAAAAATTAGATCAATTATCTAAATGTCGTTTTATGGACTCTTCAGAATTTGAAGATGGAGTAAATGCTTTAAAGGGAAAGAAAATTGTAATCGTTGGTTGTGGAGCTCAAGGGCTTAATCAAGGTTTAAATATGAGAGATTCTGGTTTAGATATTTCTTATACGTTAAGACAAGTTGCTATTGATCAGCAAAGAGAATCTTACAAAAATGCAACGTCAAATGGTTTTGCAGTGGGAACGTATGATGAGTTAATTCCTTCGGCAGATTTAGTTTTAAATTTAACGCCAGATAAGCAACATACAAATGTTGTAAATGCAGTAATGCCTTTAATGAAAAAAGGAGCAACATTATCGTATTCTCATGGATTTAATATTGTTGAAGAAGGGATGCAAATTCGTGAAGATTTAACAGTAATTATGGTCGCTCCAAAATCACCAGGATCAGAAGTTAGAGAAGAGTATAAAAGAGGTTTTGGTGTACCTACATTAATTGCTGTTCATGAAGAAAATAATCCAGAAGGAAAAGGTTGGGCGCAAGCAAAAGCATATGCAGTAGGAACAGGTGGAGATAGAGCAGGAGTGTTAGCTTCTTCTTTTGTTGCTGAGGTAAAATCAGATTTAATGGGTGAGCAAACAATTCTATGTGGATTGTTACAAACAGGTTCTATCTTAAGTTTTGATAAAATGGTAGAAAAAGGAATCGACCCTGGTTATGCTTCAAAATTAATTCAATATGGATGGGAAACTATCACAGAAGGATTAAAATATGGAGGTGTAACTAATATGATGGATCGTCTTTCTAATGTTGCAAAAATTAAAGCATTTGAATTATCAGAAGAATTAAAAGATATCATGAGACCGTTGTTTCAAAAACATATGGCAGATATTATGGAAGGACGTTTTTCTGAAGGAATGATGGCAGATTGGGCTAATGATGATAAAAACTTATTATCATGGAGAGCTGCAACAGGTGAAACTGCTTTTGAAAAAACGCCAGCTGGAGATGTAGAAATTTCTGAGCAAGAGTTTTACGATAATGGAGTATTAATGGTTGCAATGGTAAGAGCGGGTGTTGAATTAGCTTTTGAAGCGATGACCGAATCTGGTATTATTGATGAGTCTGCTTATTACGAATCGTTACACGAAACTCCGTTAATAGCAAATACAATTGCACGTAAAAAATTATTCGAAATGAATCGTGTAATTTCTGATACTGCAGAATATGGCTGTTATTTATTTGATCATGCTTGTAAGCCTTTATTAGCAGATTTTATGAAAACAATTGATACTGATGTTATCGGAAAACCATATGCGACTGATAACGGGCAAGGAGTAGATAATGCAAAATTAATTGAAGTAAATGCTGCGTTAAGAAATCATCCAGTAGAAAAAATTGGAACTTTCTTAAGAGCGTCTATGACTTCTATGAAAGCAATCGTTTAA
- a CDS encoding NADP-dependent glyceraldehyde-3-phosphate dehydrogenase → MNIPEIYKIKEQIQQDTYLVNGELKKWKGETADVFSTISSTKEYKPTLLGTVPNLQKEEALEALDAAYNAYDKGKGLWPTMKVIDRIACMEKFAVQMKTKRDEVVKLLMWEIGKDLNSSRKEFDRTIDYIYDTIEEYKKIDRDSAKFEKHSGVYAHIRRGPLGVVLCLGPYNYPLNETFALLIPALIMGNTTVFKPAKYGVLLLSPLLEAFQNSFPAGVVNIIYGRGRVLVTPIMETGKIDVLALIGNSKSANAIQSNHPKKNRLRLVFGLEAKNPAIVLPDADLDLTIKECIAGATSFNGQRCTALKILYVHESIVDEFNKRFSKAVDALKFGNPWEENVSLTPLPETDKPDYIQGLIDDATKNGANIINDKGGERTDNYIFPAVLFPVTKEMRVFHKEQFGPVIPIVSFNDIDQPLDDVSESNYGQQISLFGKDVNTLSSLIDALVNQVCRVNLNSSCQRGPDIYPFTGRKDSAVATLSVHDALRSFSIRTFVASKDNEYNNAILEELLEKKASNFINTEYIL, encoded by the coding sequence ATGAACATACCAGAAATATATAAAATCAAAGAACAAATTCAACAAGATACTTATTTAGTAAATGGAGAATTAAAAAAATGGAAAGGCGAAACTGCAGATGTTTTTTCTACAATTTCATCAACTAAAGAATACAAGCCAACATTATTAGGAACTGTTCCAAATTTGCAAAAAGAAGAAGCGTTAGAAGCATTGGATGCTGCTTATAATGCGTATGATAAAGGAAAAGGATTATGGCCAACGATGAAGGTTATAGACCGTATAGCCTGCATGGAAAAGTTTGCTGTGCAAATGAAAACCAAAAGAGACGAAGTTGTAAAATTATTGATGTGGGAAATTGGTAAAGACTTAAACTCTTCAAGAAAAGAATTTGACAGAACTATAGATTATATCTACGATACTATTGAAGAATATAAAAAGATTGATAGAGATAGTGCTAAGTTTGAAAAACATAGTGGAGTTTATGCACATATAAGACGTGGACCTTTAGGAGTAGTCTTGTGTTTAGGACCTTATAATTACCCTTTAAATGAAACTTTTGCGTTGTTGATTCCAGCTTTAATCATGGGAAATACTACAGTTTTTAAACCAGCAAAATATGGGGTCCTACTATTAAGCCCACTTTTAGAAGCATTTCAAAATAGTTTTCCAGCTGGTGTAGTAAATATTATATATGGTAGAGGTAGAGTATTGGTAACCCCAATTATGGAAACAGGTAAGATTGATGTATTAGCATTAATTGGGAATAGTAAATCTGCAAATGCAATTCAGTCAAATCATCCAAAGAAAAATAGATTACGATTGGTTTTTGGATTAGAAGCAAAAAACCCAGCAATTGTTTTACCAGATGCAGATTTAGATTTAACTATAAAAGAATGTATAGCTGGAGCTACTTCTTTTAATGGGCAACGATGTACAGCGTTAAAAATATTGTATGTTCATGAGTCGATTGTGGATGAATTTAATAAACGCTTTTCTAAAGCTGTAGATGCTTTAAAATTTGGAAATCCATGGGAAGAAAATGTGAGCTTAACACCATTACCAGAAACTGATAAACCAGATTATATTCAAGGTTTGATCGATGATGCTACAAAAAATGGAGCTAATATTATAAATGATAAAGGCGGAGAAAGAACAGATAATTATATTTTTCCAGCTGTTTTATTTCCTGTTACAAAAGAAATGCGAGTATTTCATAAAGAGCAATTTGGTCCAGTAATTCCAATTGTTTCATTTAATGATATAGATCAACCTTTGGATGATGTTTCAGAATCTAATTACGGACAACAAATAAGCCTTTTCGGAAAAGATGTAAACACACTTTCATCACTAATTGATGCTTTGGTAAATCAAGTTTGTAGAGTTAATTTGAATAGTTCATGTCAGCGCGGGCCAGATATTTATCCATTTACTGGAAGAAAAGATTCTGCGGTTGCTACCTTAAGTGTTCATGATGCATTACGTTCTTTTTCTATTAGAACTTTTGTTGCATCTAAAGACAATGAATATAATAATGCAATTTTAGAAGAATTATTAGAAAAAAAAGCATCTAATTTTATAAATACAGAATATATTTTGTAA
- a CDS encoding TonB-dependent receptor domain-containing protein, producing MKTKKHFRVPFLTWILLLSVSFVFAQSTVTGSVSDDSGPLPGVNIIIEGTSTGTSTDFNGNFKLKSNESFPWTLVFSYTGYESKSIVVNNASQTLNVVLEGGSVLDEVVVSASRRRQKVQEAPASVSLLTSKDLENSASAVDPVRQLINTPGVQIQQQSANSLNIEMRAGSGVFGTSTFPILDYRYLVTPSAGLFLSYQTGMSNIDIDKIEVVRGAASALYGPGVTSGVVHFLSKSAIDKPGTTVEFVSGTLSTYGTTLRHATASKDEKFGFKINMRYMQGDDFELDAVTDAAFIAGQKTTISQPVIKGGRVDPSQAAKTLLTLADLDDNGDGNPLATEYRNYSANMHFEFRPNEKTNAVVSAGLANGNGLFFNSQGAGYTQGNDYWAQARIQRGGLFAQVYYNYNDGGDEENPTFLYASGLRQIAKRSSIEAQLQYNFDTPNFLDTNFTVGADYRNSASDSEGTLYGINEDDDQYVITGIYMQGTSKLSDKLDLTYAGRYDKYNFINEGAFAPRVALVYKAGPKTTFRASYNVATFGPSALEQNIDFPVSIVAPGVLDVWLSGQKNAQTFVANPTIDLSIPGLPDLPYGATSFPLAYVYGAVAQPTIAGINAALAGNPLLPVVNNFLSTYVPSGSTGTLEGYNLFNGEAMNELTPTLQSRIGKLNSFEVGYKGLIGDKLSVGLDVYTYSRKGFTQFTAVAPTFRLTGANFANDLSARVGADFAADPNVVGAITAGVLAQVQGVYASNGWPLAGIPGVVPSAAATAAAQTPGAIATAAAQVGGAFAQGGAGFASNVAPLLSVIGAVETSGVPQGDGITHIPAGYRIFDNVTRSHFGSDLALKYFANDSWTLWGNASWVSQTEWIPGQSNDDGLPFSSYLNSPKFKYRVGAQFNQDKWRGGLAFQHDDGFNSNQGLFSGPVQEKNLVDLNVGYSFNKKIKLDLSATNVFNNEYRAFPNMPVIGRRVVLRTTVDF from the coding sequence ATGAAGACAAAAAAACATTTTAGAGTGCCCTTTTTAACCTGGATACTCTTGTTATCTGTAAGCTTTGTATTTGCGCAAAGTACAGTGACAGGATCTGTTTCTGACGATTCTGGTCCTTTACCAGGAGTAAACATAATTATAGAAGGAACTTCAACTGGTACAAGTACTGATTTTAATGGTAACTTTAAGTTAAAATCTAACGAAAGTTTTCCATGGACACTAGTATTTAGTTATACTGGGTATGAGTCTAAAAGTATCGTCGTAAATAATGCTTCTCAAACATTGAATGTGGTTTTAGAAGGAGGTTCTGTTTTAGATGAAGTTGTAGTATCAGCATCTAGAAGAAGACAAAAAGTACAAGAAGCACCAGCTTCTGTAAGTTTACTTACTTCTAAAGATTTAGAGAATTCAGCATCAGCAGTTGATCCTGTTCGTCAATTAATAAATACACCTGGAGTTCAAATACAACAACAATCAGCAAATTCTTTAAATATTGAAATGAGAGCTGGTTCAGGAGTTTTTGGTACTTCAACTTTTCCAATATTAGATTATCGTTATTTAGTAACACCTTCTGCAGGTCTCTTTTTAAGTTACCAAACAGGTATGTCTAATATCGATATTGATAAAATAGAGGTAGTTAGAGGTGCAGCTTCAGCTTTGTATGGACCAGGTGTTACATCTGGGGTAGTCCACTTCTTATCTAAAAGTGCTATTGATAAACCTGGTACAACGGTAGAATTTGTTAGTGGTACTTTAAGTACTTATGGTACAACATTAAGACATGCTACTGCTAGTAAAGATGAAAAGTTTGGTTTTAAAATCAATATGAGATATATGCAAGGTGACGATTTTGAATTAGATGCCGTAACAGATGCTGCATTTATAGCTGGTCAAAAAACAACTATATCTCAACCAGTAATTAAAGGCGGGAGAGTAGATCCTTCTCAAGCTGCTAAAACTTTACTCACTTTAGCTGATTTAGATGATAATGGTGATGGAAATCCTTTAGCAACTGAATATAGAAATTATTCTGCAAATATGCATTTTGAATTTAGACCAAACGAAAAAACAAATGCTGTAGTTTCTGCAGGTCTAGCAAATGGTAACGGATTATTCTTTAATTCACAAGGAGCAGGCTATACGCAAGGTAATGACTATTGGGCACAAGCTAGAATTCAAAGAGGTGGTTTATTTGCACAAGTATATTATAACTATAATGACGGAGGAGATGAAGAAAATCCAACTTTTTTATATGCATCAGGTTTAAGACAAATAGCTAAAAGATCTTCGATAGAAGCGCAATTACAATATAATTTTGATACACCTAATTTTTTAGACACAAACTTTACAGTGGGGGCAGATTATAGAAATTCAGCTTCAGATTCTGAAGGTACTTTATATGGTATAAATGAAGATGATGATCAATATGTGATTACTGGAATATATATGCAAGGAACTTCTAAATTGAGTGATAAGCTAGATTTAACCTATGCAGGTAGATATGATAAATATAATTTTATTAATGAAGGAGCATTTGCTCCTAGAGTTGCATTAGTATATAAAGCAGGTCCTAAAACTACTTTTAGAGCTTCTTATAATGTGGCTACTTTTGGACCATCCGCATTAGAGCAAAATATCGATTTTCCAGTATCAATTGTTGCTCCAGGTGTGTTAGATGTTTGGTTATCTGGGCAAAAAAATGCACAAACTTTTGTAGCTAACCCAACAATTGATTTATCTATTCCTGGTTTACCAGATTTACCATACGGAGCTACAAGTTTTCCTTTAGCTTACGTATATGGAGCTGTAGCTCAGCCTACTATAGCAGGGATAAATGCAGCATTAGCAGGTAACCCACTATTACCAGTTGTAAATAATTTCTTATCAACTTATGTGCCGTCTGGAAGTACTGGAACATTAGAAGGATATAACTTATTTAATGGAGAGGCTATGAATGAGCTTACACCAACATTACAATCTAGAATTGGAAAATTAAATTCTTTTGAAGTCGGCTATAAAGGTTTAATTGGCGATAAATTATCAGTAGGATTAGATGTCTATACGTATTCAAGAAAAGGTTTTACTCAATTTACTGCAGTAGCACCTACTTTTAGATTAACTGGTGCAAATTTTGCAAATGATTTATCAGCTAGAGTTGGTGCAGATTTTGCAGCAGACCCTAATGTTGTTGGAGCTATAACAGCAGGAGTATTAGCACAAGTACAAGGCGTATATGCTTCAAATGGTTGGCCTTTAGCTGGAATACCTGGAGTAGTGCCATCTGCTGCAGCTACAGCAGCTGCACAAACTCCAGGAGCTATTGCAACAGCTGCCGCTCAAGTAGGTGGAGCTTTTGCACAAGGAGGAGCTGGTTTTGCAAGTAATGTTGCACCATTGTTAAGTGTAATTGGAGCGGTTGAAACAAGTGGTGTGCCTCAAGGAGATGGCATAACGCATATTCCTGCTGGGTATAGAATTTTTGATAATGTAACTAGAAGTCATTTTGGTTCAGATTTAGCTTTAAAGTATTTTGCAAATGATAGCTGGACGCTATGGGGTAATGCTTCATGGGTGAGTCAAACAGAATGGATTCCAGGTCAATCGAATGATGATGGACTGCCTTTTTCTTCATATTTAAATTCTCCAAAATTTAAGTATAGAGTTGGAGCTCAATTTAATCAAGATAAATGGAGAGGTGGATTGGCTTTTCAACATGATGATGGTTTTAACTCTAATCAAGGATTATTTTCTGGTCCAGTACAAGAAAAGAATTTGGTAGATCTTAACGTTGGATATTCATTTAACAAAAAAATTAAATTAGATTTATCAGCAACAAATGTTTTTAATAATGAATATAGAGCTTTTCCAAATATGCCGGTTATCGGCAGAAGAGTTGTTCTAAGAACTACTGTAGATTTTTAA